The genomic window GACCGCGGCGTGCGCCCCCCACCTCAGTCGTCGTACCGGGCCGGGGACGCCTACCGGTCCGGGCGGCACCGTCGCGTGCGCTGCGCCGACCGCTGGTGCGGCGCGCCTCTTCGCGCTTGGTTTTCATGCGTCGCCCTTCCGGGATCGGGTGTCCTGACCGTCCTGCTCGATACGTTCCAAGGCCCGTAACCGGACCGGGGCGCTGCGTGGGTTGCGTTCGATTTCGGCCGCATCGGCTCGCTCCGCACCATGGGTCAGCGACCGGAATCGCGGCCCGTGGCCAGGCAGTTCGACCGGCAAATCGGCCGGTGTCCGGGACGCGACCGCCTCGGCGAAGAATCGCTTGACCATCCGGTCCTCCAGCGACTGATAGGCCATGACGACGATGCGCCCATGCAGGGCAACGGCTTTCAGGGCGGCGGGGATGGCGCTGCCCAACGCGTCCAGCTCGCCGTTGACCGCGACGCGCAACGCCTGAAAAGTCCGTTTCGCCGGGTGACCGCCGGTCCGCCGGGCCGGGGCCGGAATCGCTTCGTAGAGCAGCGCGACCAACTCGGCCGTGGTGTGCAGCGGGGTGCGGGCGCGGCGCCGCACGATGTGCTGGGCGATGCGGCGGGCGAACCGCTCCTCGCCGTAGCGGCGCAGGATGTCGGTCAGCGCGGCTTCGTCATAGGTGTTGACGATGTCGGCGGCGGTCAGCGGTTCCGACGGATCCATCCGCATGTCCAGCGGCGCGTCCTTGGCGTAGGCAAAGCCGCGTTCGGCACGGTCGAGCTGCATCGAGGAAACCCCGAGATCGAACAGCACCCCGTCCACCGATTGCACTGCGCCGTGGCCGGACTCGGCCAGCGCGTCGGGCAGGCCGTCAAACCGGTTGTGCACCAACGTGACTCGATCACCGAAGCGGGCCAGCCGTGAGCCGGCGATGTCCAGGGCAGTGGGGTCGCGATCCAGCCCGATCAGCCGCAGACCGGGCAACTCGGTCAAGAACCGCTCCGCGTGTCCCCCGGCCCCGAGTGTGGCGTCGACCAGGACCGCACCGGTGCCGTCGGATTCGTGCCGGGTCAGCGCCGGAGTCAGCAGCTCCACGCACCGCTGGGCCAGGACCGGCACATGCCCGAAATCGGTTGCGCCGGAATCAGGTTCGTCCACCAACGCGACACCTCCCCGGCTCTGGCCGCAAGCTTCCCAGGTCGCCGTCAGCTGAGGTGTCCGTGCACCCTGGTCTCTGCCCGAAGGCGCGAACCTGGCGTTGGGGAAGTACGCCAGGGTCGGTTCGGGCAGAGACCACGATGCACAGGCATGCACCTCAGAAAATGTCGCCGAGTGCTTCATCGCTGGCCGCGGAGAAGTTCTCTTCATGGATTTGCTGGTAGTTCTGCCAGGCTTGGGCGTCCCAGATCTCGAGGTAGTCGACGGCACCGATCACCACACAGTCCTTGGACAAGCCCGCGTAACGCCGATGGTCAGCCGAAAGAGTGATTCGGCCCTGGCTGTCGGGGTGCTGCTCGTCGGTGCCGGCAGCGAGATTGCGCAGGAAGGCCCGGGCTTCGGGATTGCTGCGCGGCGCTTTGCTCGCCCGGCGCGCCAGTTGCTCGAACTCCGCGCGCGGGTAGACGGCGAGGCTGTGATCTTGGCTCTTGGTGACCATCAACCCTCCCGCCAGTGCGTCGCGAAACTTGGCCGGCAGCGTCAGCCGCCCCTTGTCGTCGAGCTTGGGCGTGTAGGTGCCCAAAAACATTGGGGCACCTCCAACCTCGAGCGTTTCCACTCACCCAAACACTTCGGCCACCATACCCCACACTCCCCCACTTCACCCCATAATCGGCCCCTGCGCGCGTCTCGGTGTGGCGTTTCGCCACTTCGCCGTTATCAACCCGGAGGCGGGTGTCGACGTCGACTTCCGGGCGAGGGCGGCTGCCCGCGGCAAAAGAGCACGTCAGACGTGCCGCCGTGGCGCACGAGGACCGGTGTGGGGCGCAGTGGGGCGCATTTTCAACGAAACGGACACGAGTGGGCCTCAAGTGGGGAACGGCGCGCGAGTACGACCCGCCCCGGACCGAGCAGGCAGCTATAAAAACGGGGCAGCCAAATTGGCTGCCCCGCTACGAGTTGATGCGCTCAGTCTTCGAAGCGCCGCCGGAACCGATCCTCCATGCGGCTGGTGAACGAGCCGCCCGCCTTGTTGCGACGGGGGCGCACCGGACCCGAGGCGGGCCGGCCGTGATCAACCCGGCCGGGAACCCGCTGACCGGTGACCGCGTACACCACGCCGCCAAACATCACGACGAATCCGATGACGCTGAGGATCGGGAAGCTGCCGATCATCGTGGCCTTGAAGGCCACGCCGGAAACCAGCATGGCCAGACCGACGACGAACAACGCCGCGCCCTGCACGCGTCGCCGTGCGGTGGGCGCCCGGAAGCCGCCGCCACGAACGCTCGACGCGAACTTCGGGTCCTCGGCATAGAGAGCGCTCTCGATCTGATCGAGCATTCTCTGCTCATGATCGGAGAGTGGCATTCGTCCCTCCTTGCCGACAGACTGTCGTTACCGATAGCGCGAGGATGCCCGCTCTCGGGGCATCTAATTCAGATGATACGAGGTCAATCTACGCCGTACCACTGATTCGCAGGCGATTCTATCCTTGCTGCAGCACAGCGGGCAGGCGGACCGGATGGCAGTGTGGTGCAAGCTGTCACATCGACCGTTCAATACTGGTGCACAGGCAGCGCGTTGGATCACCACATGAGGAGGGCACCGCGAATTGGCGACTTTCCTCATCGATCTGCCGCCGACCGATATGGAGCGCCGCCTCGGTGACGCCCTCAAGGTCTATGTCGATGCAATGCGCTATCCCAGGGGCACCGAGAATCAGCGCGCCGCGATGTGGCTGGAACACACCCGCAGGCCCGGCTGGCGCGCCGTGGGGGCCGTCGAAGTCGAGGCAAGCGCCGGGGCTGCCGATCCTGGCGGCGGCGCGGCGGTGCCGTCGGCCGCCGAGATGAGCAGTGCGCCGTTGGTCGGGGTGGCGTACGGCTACCCGGGAGCACCGGGCCAGTGGTGGCAGCAGCAGGTGATTCTGGGCTTGCAGCGCAGCGGGTTTCCGCCGCCCGCCATCGACCGGCTGATGAGCAGCTACTTCGAACTGACCGAACTGCACATCCACCCGCGCGCCCAGGGCCGCGGCCTGGGCGAGGCATTGGCGCGGCGACTGCTGGCCGGGCGCGACGAGGCCCACGTCTTGCTCTCCACGCCCGAGACCAACGGCGAGGCCAACCGGGCGTGGCGGTTGTACCGGCGGCTGGGCTTCACCGACGTCATCCGCGGCTACCACTTCGCCGGCGACCCGCGCGCGTTCGCGATTCTGGGCCGCAAGCTGCCGCTGTCGAACTCGGGATGAAACCCGGGCGGCTCGCCGGTGCGACACACTGGATCTGGCACGATGACCTCGTGTCCGCCAGCTCTCCCCCGCGCCCGGCCCGCGTCGTGCGGGCGTCCGCTGCCAGCGCCAGCACGCGTCGGCGTCGCCGCTTGGTGGCCATCGCCATGCTGCTGATGCTGGTACCGCTGGCCACCGGATGCCTGCGGGTGCGAGCCTCGCTCACCATCTCACCCGACGACCTGGTGTCCGGGGAGATCATCGCCGCGGCCAAACCCAAGACCAACAAAGACACCGGCCCGCAGCTGGACAGCAACAATCTGGCGTTCAACCAGAAAGTGGCGGTGTCCAACTACGACAGCGACGGCTACGTGGGGTCGCAGGCGGTGTTCTCCGATCTCACCTTCGCCGAGCTGCCGCAGCTGGCCAACATGAACTCCGATGCCACCGGCGTCAACCTGTCGCTGCGACGCAACGGCAACCTGGTCATCCTCGAGGGCCGGGCGGATCTGACCTCGGTGACCGACACCGACGCCGACGTGGAATTGACCGTCGCGTTCCCCGGCACGGTCACCTCCACCAACGGCGACCGCATCGAGCCCGAGGTGGTGCAGTGGAAGCTCAAGCCGGGCGTGGTGAGCACCATGACCGCGCAGGCGCGCTACACCGATCCCAATACGCGTTCGTTCACCGGCGCCGGGATCTGGCTGGGCATCGCCTCATTCGCCGCCGCCGGTGTGGTGGCGGCGGCGGCCTGGCTCAGCCGGGACCGCTCGCCACGGTTCACCACCCCAGGCGAGCCGCCGCCGAGCTAGCTGGCCGCCTGCCGGTCGGGCGCCCAGTAATCCAGCATCTCGGCAAAGGTGTCGAACGCCGGCGCCGACACCCCATAGGTCGCCTCGAAGTGGATGCTCAGCGGGAAGCCGAGGTCGGCAGGTCCGCCCACAAGCCCATCGATGACGCGCTTGTACAGGTCGACCAACAGCTGACGCTTGACGGCGGGTTCACTGCCGGCCAGTTTCTTGACGAACTCCTGCTCCTCGGCCACCGCGGCATTGCCGGGATCCTGGATCAGCCAGTTGATCAGGCCCACGCGCGACTCCATCTTCGGGACGAAGCCGAAGGACAGCAGGATCTCGGGCCGGTGATCGGTCGTCTTGGCGAACTCGGTCAGGAACTCCACGATGGCCTCGGAATACAACAGCTGGGTCATGCCGTAGGTGGCGCCCTGGTTGCACTTGAAGTTGAGCCGGCCCTGCTCGCCGTCGCGAGTGGGGATCACGATGACGCCGCGGTTGGCCACCAGTTCGCGATAGATCGACAAGGCGTCGGTGGGCGCGACGCCGGAGCCCTCGCCGTCGTTCATGGTGCGCGGAACCCCGACGAAGACAATGCCCTCCATGCCGGCGTCGACGAGAGTGGACAGCCGCCGGCCCAGCGATGCCTCGTCCATGAACGCGGTGACCTGAGTGCACAACCCATTGACCCCGGGCAGTTGCGGTTTGATGATCGACCAGTAGTCCAGGACGTCGAGCTTCTGCTGCATGGGCACGGGCCGGTCGTCGTCCTCGGCGATCATCCCGGGGATCATGATGTGCCGGATCCGCCCGTCGAGCCCAGACTCCGCCGAGTAGCGCAGCACTTTCTGCGCGTCCTCGGTTGCCCGTTCCACGCCCCCGTCCAC from Mycobacterium kubicae includes these protein-coding regions:
- the rsmH gene encoding 16S rRNA (cytosine(1402)-N(4))-methyltransferase RsmH, producing the protein MHACASWSLPEPTLAYFPNARFAPSGRDQGARTPQLTATWEACGQSRGGVALVDEPDSGATDFGHVPVLAQRCVELLTPALTRHESDGTGAVLVDATLGAGGHAERFLTELPGLRLIGLDRDPTALDIAGSRLARFGDRVTLVHNRFDGLPDALAESGHGAVQSVDGVLFDLGVSSMQLDRAERGFAYAKDAPLDMRMDPSEPLTAADIVNTYDEAALTDILRRYGEERFARRIAQHIVRRRARTPLHTTAELVALLYEAIPAPARRTGGHPAKRTFQALRVAVNGELDALGSAIPAALKAVALHGRIVVMAYQSLEDRMVKRFFAEAVASRTPADLPVELPGHGPRFRSLTHGAERADAAEIERNPRSAPVRLRALERIEQDGQDTRSRKGDA
- the mraZ gene encoding division/cell wall cluster transcriptional repressor MraZ; the protein is MFLGTYTPKLDDKGRLTLPAKFRDALAGGLMVTKSQDHSLAVYPRAEFEQLARRASKAPRSNPEARAFLRNLAAGTDEQHPDSQGRITLSADHRRYAGLSKDCVVIGAVDYLEIWDAQAWQNYQQIHEENFSAASDEALGDIF
- a CDS encoding DUF3040 domain-containing protein, encoding MPLSDHEQRMLDQIESALYAEDPKFASSVRGGGFRAPTARRRVQGAALFVVGLAMLVSGVAFKATMIGSFPILSVIGFVVMFGGVVYAVTGQRVPGRVDHGRPASGPVRPRRNKAGGSFTSRMEDRFRRRFED
- a CDS encoding GNAT family N-acetyltransferase, with the protein product MATFLIDLPPTDMERRLGDALKVYVDAMRYPRGTENQRAAMWLEHTRRPGWRAVGAVEVEASAGAADPGGGAAVPSAAEMSSAPLVGVAYGYPGAPGQWWQQQVILGLQRSGFPPPAIDRLMSSYFELTELHIHPRAQGRGLGEALARRLLAGRDEAHVLLSTPETNGEANRAWRLYRRLGFTDVIRGYHFAGDPRAFAILGRKLPLSNSG
- a CDS encoding LppM family (lipo)protein, which codes for MLLMLVPLATGCLRVRASLTISPDDLVSGEIIAAAKPKTNKDTGPQLDSNNLAFNQKVAVSNYDSDGYVGSQAVFSDLTFAELPQLANMNSDATGVNLSLRRNGNLVILEGRADLTSVTDTDADVELTVAFPGTVTSTNGDRIEPEVVQWKLKPGVVSTMTAQARYTDPNTRSFTGAGIWLGIASFAAAGVVAAAAWLSRDRSPRFTTPGEPPPS
- a CDS encoding mycobacterial-type methylenetetrahydrofolate reductase translates to MTLNTIALELVPPNVDGGVERATEDAQKVLRYSAESGLDGRIRHIMIPGMIAEDDDRPVPMQQKLDVLDYWSIIKPQLPGVNGLCTQVTAFMDEASLGRRLSTLVDAGMEGIVFVGVPRTMNDGEGSGVAPTDALSIYRELVANRGVIVIPTRDGEQGRLNFKCNQGATYGMTQLLYSEAIVEFLTEFAKTTDHRPEILLSFGFVPKMESRVGLINWLIQDPGNAAVAEEQEFVKKLAGSEPAVKRQLLVDLYKRVIDGLVGGPADLGFPLSIHFEATYGVSAPAFDTFAEMLDYWAPDRQAAS